One window of the Klebsiella sp. WP3-W18-ESBL-02 genome contains the following:
- the yeiB gene encoding DUF418 domain-containing protein YeiB, with amino-acid sequence MERNVTLDFIRGVAILGILLLNISAFGLPKAAYLNPAWYGEVTSRDAWTWAVLDLFAQVKFLTLFALLFGAGLQLLLPRGSRWIQSRLTLLALLGFIHALLFWDGDILLAYALVGLICWRLVRDAGEVKALFNTGVMLYAVGVAVLILLGLIADNGQSRSWLPDASSLLYEHYWKLNGGVEAFRNRADMLSANLLALGAQYGWQLAGMMLMGAALMRCGWLKGQFSPRHYRRCAAVCITLGVLINLPSIALQWHLGWDYRWCAFLLQAPREISAPLQTLGYAALAYGYWPQISRFKLTAAVTCVGRMALTNYLLQTLICTTLFYHFGLFMDFDRLMLLAFVVPVWLVNLAFSLLWLRRFRQGPVEWLWRQLTAKAAGVSFRNTFR; translated from the coding sequence ATGGAGCGTAACGTCACGCTGGATTTTATTCGTGGCGTTGCCATACTCGGAATTCTGCTGCTCAATATCAGCGCCTTCGGTTTACCGAAGGCGGCTTACCTTAACCCGGCCTGGTACGGTGAGGTCACCTCGCGCGATGCCTGGACGTGGGCTGTTCTTGACCTTTTCGCGCAGGTTAAATTCCTCACGCTGTTTGCGCTGCTATTTGGCGCAGGACTACAGCTTCTGCTGCCGCGCGGTTCGCGTTGGATCCAAAGTCGTTTAACGCTGCTGGCTCTACTTGGGTTTATACACGCGCTGCTATTCTGGGACGGCGACATTCTGCTGGCCTATGCGCTGGTGGGGCTGATTTGCTGGCGTCTGGTGCGCGATGCCGGTGAAGTGAAGGCGCTGTTTAATACCGGCGTGATGCTGTACGCCGTGGGCGTTGCGGTGCTTATCCTGCTGGGGCTGATTGCCGATAACGGGCAAAGCCGCTCGTGGCTGCCGGATGCGTCAAGCCTGCTTTACGAACACTACTGGAAGCTGAACGGTGGCGTTGAAGCCTTCCGAAACCGCGCCGATATGCTATCGGCAAACCTGCTGGCGCTGGGTGCACAGTACGGTTGGCAGCTGGCGGGGATGATGCTGATGGGCGCCGCGCTGATGCGCTGCGGCTGGCTGAAAGGGCAGTTCAGCCCGCGCCACTATCGCCGCTGCGCGGCGGTGTGCATTACGCTCGGCGTGCTGATTAATCTGCCGTCCATTGCGTTACAGTGGCATCTTGGCTGGGACTACCGCTGGTGCGCTTTCCTGCTGCAGGCCCCGCGTGAAATCAGCGCGCCGCTTCAGACGCTCGGCTATGCGGCGTTGGCCTACGGTTATTGGCCACAAATTAGCCGATTTAAGCTGACTGCCGCAGTGACCTGCGTAGGGCGTATGGCGCTCACTAACTATCTGCTACAAACCCTTATCTGCACCACGTTGTTCTACCATTTCGGCCTGTTTATGGACTTTGACCGCCTGATGCTGCTGGCGTTTGTGGTTCCGGTCTGGCTGGTCAACCTTGCCTTTTCGCTGCTGTGGCTGCGCCGTTTCCGTCAGGGGCCGGTGGAGTGGCTGTGGCGACAGCTGACGGCAAAAGCCGCAGGCGTTTCCTTCCGCAACACATTTAGATAA
- a CDS encoding DUF2264 domain-containing protein, translating into MRTKQEYSALLQGWIAAAVPHLSADCTRLHAGDTAAQYPDTVAGMEGVIRLLWGAFPLVSGGTTPPWYAQLVTGVRHGCDPQHPGYWGDVGDNDQRCVEMAAFGLGLALPDSGLWQALSATEQDNLVRWLSQSAEVAVPDNNWHFFPVLIQLGLKCVGRGYDMAVINRHLDAIEPFWLGNGWYCDGHGKPRDYYISSAFHFYGLIYSHFMQDVDPERCLRYRQRAQRFAQDYRYYFTTDGAAIPFGRSLTYRFVQVAFWSAVAFTELDVFTPGVVKGLILRHLDYWQTQPFIGADGLFSIGYAYPNLIMAEDYNSPGSPYWALKAMLILALPEESRFWRAECEPMPALDVHHPIPEAGQIVVHSDGGRHAWMLMSGQFDKNNFVNFEQKYSKFAYSSHFGFTLERGRYGLNHAAVDSMLLFSAGDDYYRGRRACDSAEVTGDWVRSEWRPWPDVIVTSWLMAQENGHIRVHRIMTPRNLQCVEGGFAVNHHHLRSRLCYGDAVTLETRYDYSRLVNLCGNRRASTVTTPPNSNLLFAAPADIPCLTTQLEAGTGWLACYVSADPGAVRPMPDDLTFDLATSQLTVNGKTLTLK; encoded by the coding sequence ATGCGGACGAAACAAGAATACAGTGCGTTACTACAGGGTTGGATTGCGGCGGCAGTTCCCCATCTGTCGGCCGACTGCACGCGCCTTCATGCCGGCGACACCGCCGCCCAGTATCCGGACACGGTGGCCGGTATGGAGGGAGTTATTCGTCTGCTGTGGGGAGCATTTCCGCTGGTTAGCGGCGGTACGACGCCGCCATGGTATGCGCAATTGGTGACCGGCGTCCGTCACGGCTGCGATCCGCAGCACCCCGGATACTGGGGCGATGTTGGTGACAACGACCAGCGCTGCGTCGAGATGGCGGCATTCGGTCTCGGGCTGGCGCTGCCGGACAGCGGGCTATGGCAGGCGCTGTCTGCCACAGAACAGGACAATCTGGTTCGCTGGCTGAGCCAAAGCGCCGAGGTCGCCGTGCCGGATAACAACTGGCACTTTTTCCCGGTATTGATTCAACTGGGACTCAAATGCGTCGGGCGCGGCTATGATATGGCGGTGATCAACCGTCATCTCGACGCCATCGAACCCTTCTGGCTCGGCAACGGCTGGTACTGCGACGGCCACGGTAAGCCGCGCGACTACTACATTTCCAGCGCGTTTCACTTCTACGGCCTCATCTACAGCCACTTTATGCAGGATGTCGACCCGGAGCGCTGCCTGCGCTATCGTCAGCGCGCCCAGCGCTTTGCGCAGGACTACCGTTACTACTTCACCACCGACGGTGCGGCCATTCCCTTCGGTCGCAGCTTGACCTATCGGTTTGTCCAGGTCGCCTTCTGGAGCGCCGTCGCCTTTACCGAACTGGATGTTTTTACGCCCGGCGTGGTCAAGGGATTGATTCTACGTCACCTGGATTACTGGCAGACGCAGCCGTTTATCGGCGCCGACGGGCTGTTTTCGATTGGCTACGCCTACCCGAATCTGATTATGGCCGAAGATTATAACAGCCCCGGATCCCCCTACTGGGCGCTGAAAGCCATGCTGATTCTGGCTCTGCCGGAGGAGAGTCGATTCTGGCGCGCGGAATGTGAGCCGATGCCCGCACTTGACGTGCACCACCCTATCCCGGAGGCCGGGCAAATTGTGGTGCACAGCGACGGCGGCCGCCACGCGTGGATGCTCATGTCCGGTCAGTTCGACAAAAATAACTTTGTGAACTTCGAGCAGAAGTACAGCAAATTCGCCTATTCCAGCCACTTCGGCTTCACTCTGGAGCGCGGACGCTACGGGCTCAACCACGCCGCGGTGGATTCGATGCTGCTGTTCAGCGCAGGAGACGACTACTATCGCGGCCGCCGCGCATGCGACAGCGCGGAAGTCACCGGGGACTGGGTGCGCAGCGAATGGCGACCATGGCCTGACGTTATCGTCACCAGTTGGCTGATGGCGCAGGAAAACGGTCACATTCGCGTTCACCGCATCATGACACCTCGAAATCTGCAATGCGTTGAGGGGGGATTCGCCGTCAATCACCACCACCTGCGCAGCCGTCTTTGCTACGGCGATGCGGTAACGCTGGAAACGCGCTATGACTACAGCCGGCTGGTCAATCTGTGCGGCAATCGCCGTGCAAGTACCGTGACGACCCCACCCAACAGCAACCTGCTGTTTGCGGCACCGGCCGATATTCCCTGCTTGACCACACAGCTGGAAGCGGGCACCGGCTGGCTGGCCTGCTACGTCAGCGCCGACCCAGGCGCGGTACGCCCCATGCCCGATGATCTGACTTTTGACCTTGCAACCTCGCAGTTAACCGTGAACGGCAAAACGCTCACGTTGAAATAA
- the mglA gene encoding galactose/methyl galactoside ABC transporter ATP-binding protein MglA — translation MDNNNREPSGEFLLEMSQINKSFPGVKALDNVNLKVRPHSIHALMGENGAGKSTLLKCLFGIYQKDSGSILFQGKEIDFHSAKEALENGISMVHQELNLVLQRSVMDNMWLGRYPTKGVFVDQDKMYRDTKAIFDELDIDIDPRARVGTLSVSQMQMIEIAKAFSYNAKIVIMDEPTSSLTEKEVNHLFTIIRKLKDRGCGIVYISHKMEEIFQLCDEITVLRDGQWIATQPLEGLDMDKIIAMMVGRSLNQRFPDRQNKPGEVILDVQHLTSLRQPSIRDVSFQLRKGEILGIAGLVGAKRTDIVETLFGVREKSSGTITLHGKKINNHNANEAINNGFALVTEERRSTGIYAYLDIGFNSLISNIKSYKNKIGLLDNSRMKSDTQWVIDSMRVKTPGHHTQIGSLSGGNQQKVIIGRWLLTQPEILMLDEPTRGIDVGAKFEIYQLIAELAKKDKGIIIISSEMPELLGITDRILVMSNGLVAGIVETKTTTQNEILRLASLHL, via the coding sequence ATGGACAACAATAATAGAGAGCCGTCTGGCGAATTCTTGTTGGAAATGAGCCAGATCAACAAGTCATTTCCGGGCGTAAAAGCACTCGATAATGTTAACCTGAAAGTTCGCCCGCACTCTATCCATGCATTAATGGGTGAGAACGGTGCGGGCAAATCAACGTTATTAAAATGCCTATTTGGGATCTACCAAAAAGATTCCGGCAGTATTCTCTTCCAGGGTAAAGAAATTGATTTCCATTCTGCCAAAGAGGCGCTGGAAAACGGCATTTCGATGGTGCACCAGGAGCTTAACCTGGTATTACAGCGTTCCGTGATGGATAACATGTGGCTGGGGCGTTACCCCACCAAAGGCGTGTTTGTCGATCAGGACAAAATGTACCGTGATACCAAAGCCATCTTTGATGAGCTGGATATTGATATTGACCCGCGCGCCCGCGTGGGCACGTTATCCGTCTCACAGATGCAGATGATTGAAATCGCCAAGGCCTTCTCCTATAACGCGAAAATCGTGATTATGGATGAGCCAACCTCATCGCTGACGGAGAAAGAGGTGAACCATCTGTTCACCATTATCCGTAAGCTGAAAGATCGCGGTTGTGGCATTGTCTATATCTCCCACAAGATGGAAGAAATCTTCCAGCTGTGTGATGAAATTACCGTTCTGCGCGACGGGCAGTGGATCGCCACCCAGCCGCTGGAAGGGCTGGATATGGACAAGATTATCGCCATGATGGTGGGCCGTTCGCTGAACCAGCGCTTCCCCGATCGCCAGAATAAGCCGGGTGAGGTGATTCTCGATGTTCAGCACCTGACCTCGCTGCGTCAGCCGTCGATTCGCGACGTCTCGTTCCAGCTGCGCAAAGGCGAGATTCTCGGGATTGCCGGGCTGGTGGGCGCCAAGCGTACCGATATCGTGGAAACGCTGTTTGGCGTCCGTGAGAAATCTTCCGGCACCATTACACTGCACGGGAAGAAAATCAACAACCATAACGCCAATGAAGCCATTAATAACGGTTTCGCCCTGGTGACCGAAGAACGTCGTTCAACCGGGATTTACGCTTATCTTGATATCGGTTTTAACTCATTAATTTCAAATATTAAGAGCTATAAAAACAAAATTGGCCTGCTGGATAATTCGCGCATGAAGAGCGACACCCAGTGGGTTATTGACTCTATGCGCGTGAAAACGCCGGGGCACCATACTCAGATTGGTTCACTATCGGGCGGTAACCAGCAGAAGGTTATTATTGGCCGCTGGTTATTGACTCAACCAGAAATTCTGATGCTCGATGAACCCACCCGCGGTATTGACGTTGGCGCGAAATTTGAAATTTATCAACTGATCGCTGAGCTGGCGAAGAAAGATAAAGGGATCATTATTATTTCTTCAGAAATGCCTGAGCTACTGGGTATTACTGACCGCATCCTTGTCATGAGTAATGGCCTGGTTGCCGGTATTGTAGAAACAAAAACAACAACGCAAAACGAAATTCTCCGTCTTGCGTCATTGCACCTTTAA
- a CDS encoding YbfB/YjiJ family MFS transporter, translated as MPVRIALSGFLVLVTTVGIGRFAFTPQVPLMIAEGQLTLTSAGLVAALNYLGYLVGAWDAMRAGRGVEARLYLGIIGAVALTFFSALADNAWLHGALRFVIGCMSGWGMVLTAAWVNERLAHYARPGLSAAVFAGPGAGIAISGLLGVFIHAQSLSAAAGWQLYGVLALLLVVMVARWFPRPGELHRSGEQPPPLTLTTPLRRLVWSYSLAGFGYILPATFLSQLASQRFPDSLFAQFIWPVFGLAGATGIALSIAMRRFGHSHQRLAIVLWLQGAGVLAAWLLPGMSGLVVGALLVGGGFLAAVQLSLLFGRELAPHHTRYMAGLLTTGYAIGQLVGPMTSALSTWLTQRLEPALGIAAVALLIGGMLVWRPQPER; from the coding sequence ATGCCGGTACGAATTGCGCTCAGCGGCTTTCTGGTGCTGGTGACGACGGTGGGGATAGGGCGTTTTGCCTTTACGCCTCAGGTGCCGCTGATGATTGCCGAAGGCCAGCTGACGCTGACCAGCGCCGGGCTGGTGGCGGCGTTGAACTATCTGGGCTATCTGGTCGGGGCCTGGGATGCGATGCGCGCCGGTCGCGGCGTTGAAGCGCGGCTGTATCTGGGCATTATTGGCGCTGTCGCGCTGACCTTTTTCTCCGCGCTGGCGGATAACGCCTGGTTACACGGTGCGCTGCGCTTTGTCATCGGCTGCATGAGCGGCTGGGGGATGGTGCTAACGGCAGCGTGGGTCAATGAACGGCTGGCGCATTATGCCCGGCCGGGGCTCAGCGCGGCGGTGTTTGCCGGGCCGGGGGCCGGGATCGCCATCAGCGGGCTGCTCGGTGTCTTTATTCACGCCCAGTCGCTGAGCGCCGCTGCGGGCTGGCAGCTCTATGGCGTGCTGGCGCTGCTGCTGGTGGTCATGGTCGCGCGCTGGTTTCCGCGTCCCGGTGAGCTGCATCGCAGCGGCGAGCAGCCGCCACCCCTGACGCTCACGACGCCTTTACGGCGGCTGGTCTGGAGCTACAGCCTGGCCGGTTTCGGCTATATTTTACCTGCAACGTTCTTGTCACAACTGGCCAGCCAGCGTTTTCCAGACAGTCTGTTTGCCCAGTTTATCTGGCCGGTTTTTGGGCTGGCCGGGGCGACGGGAATTGCGCTGAGCATTGCGATGCGCCGCTTTGGCCACAGCCATCAGCGGTTGGCCATCGTCTTGTGGCTACAGGGGGCGGGTGTGCTCGCTGCCTGGCTGCTGCCGGGAATGAGCGGCCTGGTCGTCGGCGCGCTGCTGGTTGGCGGCGGCTTCCTGGCGGCGGTTCAGCTGTCGCTGCTGTTCGGGCGGGAGCTGGCTCCGCATCATACGCGTTATATGGCCGGGCTCTTAACCACCGGCTACGCCATTGGTCAACTGGTGGGGCCGATGACGTCGGCGCTCTCAACCTGGCTGACGCAGCGCCTGGAACCGGCGCTGGGCATCGCCGCCGTGGCCCTGCTGATTGGCGGGATGCTGGTCTGGCGTCCGCAGCCCGAAAGATAA
- the mglB gene encoding galactose/glucose ABC transporter substrate-binding protein MglB: MNKKVLTLSALMASMFFGAAAHAADTRIGVTIYKYDDNFMSVVRKAIEKDGKSAPDVQLLMNDSQNDQSKQNDQIDVLLAKGVKALAINLVDPAAAGTVIEKARGQNVPIVFFNKEPSRKALDSYDKAFYVGTDSKESGIIQGDLIAKHWAANPNWDLNKDGQIQFVLLKGEPGHPDAEARTTYVIKELNDKGLKTQQLQLDTAMWDTAQAKDKMDAWLSGPNANKIEVVIANNDAMAMGAVEALKAHNKSSIPVFGVDALPEALALVKSGAMAGTVLNDANNQAKATFDLAKNLAEGKGAADGTNWKIENKIVRVPYVGVDKDNLSQFTGK; encoded by the coding sequence ATGAATAAGAAGGTGTTAACCCTGTCTGCTCTGATGGCCAGCATGTTTTTCGGTGCCGCAGCGCACGCTGCCGATACGCGTATCGGTGTGACGATTTATAAATACGACGACAACTTCATGTCCGTTGTGCGCAAGGCGATTGAGAAAGACGGCAAGTCCGCCCCGGACGTTCAGCTGCTGATGAACGACTCCCAGAACGACCAGTCCAAACAGAACGATCAGATTGACGTTCTGCTGGCAAAAGGCGTGAAAGCGCTGGCGATTAACCTGGTTGACCCGGCGGCTGCGGGTACGGTCATTGAAAAAGCGCGCGGCCAGAACGTGCCGATCGTTTTCTTCAACAAAGAACCTTCTCGTAAAGCGCTGGATAGCTATGACAAAGCGTTTTATGTGGGCACCGACTCCAAAGAATCCGGCATTATCCAGGGCGACCTGATTGCTAAACACTGGGCGGCAAACCCGAACTGGGACCTGAACAAAGACGGTCAGATTCAGTTCGTGCTGCTGAAAGGCGAACCGGGCCATCCGGATGCTGAAGCGCGTACCACCTATGTTATCAAAGAGCTGAATGACAAAGGTCTGAAAACCCAACAGCTGCAGCTGGATACCGCCATGTGGGATACCGCTCAGGCTAAAGACAAAATGGACGCCTGGCTGTCCGGCCCGAACGCCAACAAAATTGAAGTGGTTATCGCTAACAACGATGCGATGGCAATGGGTGCAGTAGAAGCGCTGAAGGCGCACAACAAATCTTCCATCCCGGTATTCGGCGTGGATGCCCTGCCAGAAGCGCTGGCGCTGGTGAAATCCGGTGCGATGGCCGGTACCGTGCTGAACGATGCTAACAACCAGGCGAAAGCCACCTTCGATCTGGCGAAAAACCTGGCTGAAGGCAAAGGTGCCGCTGACGGTACTAACTGGAAAATCGAAAACAAAATCGTCCGCGTACCTTACGTTGGCGTAGATAAAGACAACCTTAGCCAATTCACCGGTAAGTAA
- a CDS encoding AraC family transcriptional regulator, translated as MAHSRQTEDTTWLEQIHLNDKSIYFNRMQNMPANYYHWHQCAEILCVSRGVGIALLEHQQYTVKPGRLFIFPPGKLHKVYVEQDERNVYHRTTLHFNPLLLEPWLRDFPRQQMLLRQLCGRGEKARVFDVGDLHPVIETLLQRFETLTQDASWSTSDSAFLIMQLISLLPQQEQAAGHNTFSSTIIRWLENHYHERCSLEDIAAVMGCSRGHTSRRFHDETGGTIQAYLMMRRIRQACELLLHSQHSVRDIAERVGFTEYAWFITCFRKNMGKTPLQYRKAYPYTLPEMEAM; from the coding sequence GTGGCACATTCCCGGCAAACGGAAGACACAACCTGGCTTGAACAGATACATCTCAACGATAAGTCTATTTATTTCAATCGTATGCAGAATATGCCCGCCAACTACTACCATTGGCACCAGTGTGCGGAAATTCTCTGCGTATCGCGCGGGGTGGGGATCGCGCTATTGGAACATCAGCAGTACACGGTGAAACCGGGGCGTTTATTTATTTTCCCGCCCGGTAAGCTACATAAGGTGTACGTCGAGCAGGACGAGCGCAACGTCTACCATCGGACGACCCTTCACTTTAACCCGCTGCTGCTGGAGCCGTGGTTGCGCGATTTTCCCCGCCAGCAGATGCTGTTGCGCCAGCTGTGCGGGCGAGGTGAGAAGGCGCGGGTGTTCGATGTCGGCGACCTGCACCCGGTGATTGAAACGCTGCTACAGCGCTTTGAAACGTTGACTCAGGATGCCAGCTGGAGCACCAGCGACAGCGCCTTTCTGATCATGCAGCTGATTAGCCTGTTGCCACAGCAGGAGCAAGCGGCCGGGCATAATACCTTCTCGTCGACAATCATCCGCTGGTTGGAAAACCACTACCACGAGCGCTGTTCGCTGGAGGACATCGCAGCGGTGATGGGGTGCTCACGCGGGCACACTTCCCGGCGTTTTCACGATGAAACCGGCGGAACTATCCAGGCGTATTTAATGATGCGGCGTATTCGCCAGGCCTGCGAGTTATTGCTGCATTCACAGCATTCGGTGCGGGATATTGCCGAACGGGTCGGTTTCACCGAGTACGCGTGGTTTATTACCTGCTTTCGCAAGAATATGGGCAAAACGCCGTTGCAGTACCGCAAGGCGTATCCGTATACGTTGCCGGAAATGGAAGCGATGTGA
- the galS gene encoding HTH-type transcriptional regulator GalS — protein sequence MVTIRDVARQAGVSVATVSRVLNNSALVSQDTRDTVMKAVAALGYRPNANAQALATQVSDTIGVVVMDVSDAFFGALVKAVDTVAQQHHKNVLIGNSYHEADKERNAIEVLIRQRCSALIVHSKALSDREISEFMAQMPGMVLINRLVPGYAHRCVCLDNVSGALMGTRMLLNHGHQRIGYLASSHHIEDDDLRREGWSRALLEQGIVGPESWVGTGTPDMQGGEAAMVELLGRNAGLTAVFAYNDSMAAGALSALKDNGIAVPQQVSVIGFDDIPIARYTDPQLTTVRYPIVSMAKQATELALLGAAGKLDADATHCFMPTLVRRHSVAQRQFVHPITN from the coding sequence ATGGTCACCATTCGTGATGTCGCCCGCCAGGCGGGGGTATCCGTCGCCACCGTTTCGCGGGTGCTGAACAATAGCGCGCTGGTGAGTCAGGACACCCGGGATACGGTGATGAAAGCGGTTGCCGCGCTGGGCTATCGGCCTAATGCCAACGCCCAGGCGCTGGCGACCCAGGTGAGCGACACCATCGGTGTGGTGGTTATGGATGTCTCCGACGCCTTCTTCGGTGCGCTGGTCAAAGCCGTTGATACGGTGGCCCAGCAGCATCACAAAAATGTGCTGATTGGTAACAGCTACCATGAGGCAGATAAAGAGCGTAATGCCATTGAGGTGCTCATCCGCCAGCGCTGTAGCGCGCTGATAGTGCATTCGAAAGCGCTGAGCGACCGTGAAATCAGTGAATTCATGGCGCAGATGCCCGGCATGGTGCTTATCAACCGTCTTGTTCCCGGCTACGCGCATCGCTGCGTGTGCCTGGATAACGTGAGTGGCGCGCTGATGGGCACGCGGATGTTGCTCAATCATGGCCATCAACGTATCGGGTACCTGGCGTCCAGCCACCATATCGAAGATGACGACCTGCGGCGGGAAGGCTGGTCGCGGGCGCTGCTGGAGCAGGGCATTGTTGGGCCCGAGAGCTGGGTGGGTACCGGCACGCCGGATATGCAGGGCGGTGAAGCGGCAATGGTTGAACTGCTGGGACGCAACGCCGGGTTAACGGCGGTGTTTGCTTACAACGATAGCATGGCTGCCGGTGCGCTAAGCGCGCTTAAAGACAACGGCATTGCGGTGCCGCAACAGGTTTCAGTGATTGGTTTTGACGACATTCCCATCGCGCGTTACACCGATCCACAGTTAACTACCGTGCGCTATCCCATTGTTTCAATGGCGAAACAGGCCACAGAACTGGCATTGCTGGGGGCGGCGGGCAAGCTCGATGCCGATGCGACGCACTGCTTTATGCCGACCCTGGTACGCCGTCATTCGGTCGCTCAGCGGCAATTTGTGCATCCCATCACGAACTAA
- the fghA gene encoding S-formylglutathione hydrolase encodes MEMLEEHRCYGGWQQRWQHHSTTLNCPMTLSLFLPPEGKKTPPPVLYWLSGLTCNDENFTTKAGAQRIAAELGIVLVMPDTSPRGEGVANDPGYDLGQGAGFYLNASEAPWAAHFRMYDYLRDELPALIQAQFNVSDRCAISGHSMGGHGALMLALKNPGKYCSASAFAPIVNPCRVPWGQKAFNAYLGDDVTRWKEWDSTELLLASQVEHAIPMLIDQGDNDQFLADQLQPAVFAEAARQKDWPLTLRIQPGYDHSYYFIASFIEDHLRFHAEHLFK; translated from the coding sequence ATGGAAATGCTTGAAGAGCACCGCTGTTATGGCGGCTGGCAGCAGCGCTGGCAGCACCATTCCACCACGCTGAACTGCCCGATGACGTTGAGTCTGTTTTTGCCGCCAGAAGGAAAAAAGACGCCGCCGCCGGTGCTGTACTGGCTGTCCGGCCTGACCTGCAACGATGAGAACTTCACCACCAAAGCGGGCGCGCAGCGCATCGCCGCCGAGCTGGGTATTGTTCTGGTGATGCCGGATACCAGCCCACGCGGCGAAGGCGTAGCCAACGATCCGGGCTACGATCTGGGCCAGGGCGCCGGTTTTTATCTCAACGCCAGCGAAGCCCCCTGGGCGGCCCACTTCCGCATGTACGATTACCTGCGCGACGAGCTGCCGGCGCTGATTCAGGCGCAGTTTAACGTCAGCGATCGCTGCGCCATCAGCGGCCATTCCATGGGCGGCCACGGTGCGCTCATGCTGGCGCTGAAGAACCCAGGTAAATACTGTAGCGCGTCGGCCTTTGCGCCGATCGTCAACCCGTGCCGGGTACCGTGGGGGCAGAAAGCGTTTAATGCCTATCTGGGGGATGACGTTACTCGCTGGAAAGAATGGGACAGCACCGAGCTGCTGCTGGCAAGCCAGGTAGAACATGCCATCCCGATGTTGATTGATCAGGGCGATAACGATCAATTCCTCGCCGATCAACTGCAGCCTGCGGTCTTTGCCGAAGCCGCGCGGCAGAAAGACTGGCCGCTGACCCTACGCATTCAGCCGGGTTACGACCACAGCTATTACTTTATTGCTTCGTTTATTGAAGATCACCTGCGCTTCCACGCCGAACACCTCTTCAAGTAG
- the folE gene encoding GTP cyclohydrolase I FolE, producing MSSLSKEAVLVHEALVARGLETPLRPPVREMDNETRKRLIAGHMTEIMQLLNLDLSDDSLMETPHRIAKMYVNEIFSGLDYANFPKITVIENKMKVDEMVTVRDITLTSTCEHHFVTIDGKATVAYIPKDSVIGLSKINRIVQFFAQRPQVQERLTQQILTALQTLLGTNNVAVSIDAVHYCVKARGIRDATSATTTTSLGGLFKSSQNTRQEFLRAVRHHN from the coding sequence ATGTCATCACTAAGTAAAGAAGCGGTCCTGGTCCACGAAGCGCTGGTCGCCCGTGGTCTGGAAACCCCGCTGCGCCCACCGGTGCGCGAAATGGATAATGAAACCCGTAAGCGCCTGATTGCTGGACATATGACTGAGATCATGCAGCTGCTGAATCTCGATCTGAGTGATGACAGCCTGATGGAAACGCCGCATCGCATAGCAAAAATGTATGTAAACGAAATTTTCTCGGGCCTCGATTACGCGAATTTCCCGAAAATTACCGTCATTGAGAACAAAATGAAGGTCGATGAAATGGTGACGGTGCGCGATATCACCCTGACCAGTACCTGCGAACACCATTTTGTCACCATTGACGGTAAAGCGACCGTGGCCTATATCCCGAAAGATTCGGTGATCGGTTTGTCGAAAATCAACCGCATTGTGCAGTTCTTTGCCCAGCGCCCTCAGGTGCAGGAGCGTTTGACGCAGCAAATTCTGACCGCGCTGCAAACGCTGCTTGGCACCAACAACGTGGCGGTGTCCATCGATGCGGTGCACTACTGCGTGAAGGCGCGCGGTATTCGTGATGCGACCAGTGCCACCACCACGACATCACTCGGCGGCCTGTTCAAGTCCAGCCAGAATACCCGCCAGGAGTTCTTGCGCGCGGTGCGTCACCACAACTAA